One genomic window of Bradyrhizobium sp. CCGE-LA001 includes the following:
- a CDS encoding VOC family protein yields MSKVTPCLWFNGDAEEAANFYVSLLPDSRIVHVQRNVSDGPSGKEGSVLVVEFTLGGQRLVALNGGMKMEYTHAISLMIDCNDQVQVDSVWNAFLAHGGKEEQCGWLRDRWGVAWQVVPKAMFEFLSSPDKAAAARAVQAMMKMVKLDVDVLRQAFEGKSAA; encoded by the coding sequence ATGTCCAAGGTCACGCCCTGCCTGTGGTTCAACGGCGATGCCGAAGAGGCCGCCAATTTCTACGTCTCCCTGCTGCCCGATTCCAGGATCGTGCACGTCCAGCGCAACGTCTCCGATGGTCCGTCCGGCAAGGAGGGCTCGGTGCTCGTCGTCGAATTCACCCTCGGCGGGCAGCGCCTGGTCGCGCTGAATGGCGGCATGAAGATGGAGTACACCCACGCGATATCGCTGATGATCGATTGCAACGACCAGGTCCAGGTCGACAGTGTCTGGAACGCGTTCCTCGCCCATGGCGGCAAAGAAGAGCAGTGCGGCTGGCTCAGGGATCGCTGGGGCGTGGCCTGGCAGGTGGTGCCGAAAGCGATGTTCGAATTCCTGTCGAGCCCCGACAAGGCCGCGGCCGCACGCGCCGTGCAGGCCATGATGAAGATGGTCAAGCTCGACGTGGACGTGCTGCGCCAGGCATTCGAGGGCAAGTCGGCGGCGTGA
- a CDS encoding FecR family protein, with protein sequence MNLRFWFFPSLLSAALCAGPGAQAQTRVGQAVVIQNEVVRVAATTTPINVGDSMLRDETVRTGADSAARFVMADSTNLSLGPSATLKLDRTVFNDDQSYRAVAIRMTTGAFRFVTGNSDKSAYKITTPLATIGVRGTTLDILSQRGHSVVVLQDGAASVCATRSQCVQLTQPGDTAIITSTGGKVSITKTNTPPWTFAANCAASAGLCAVNQYAGASPTITPAVQDDGMLCGR encoded by the coding sequence ATGAATTTGCGTTTTTGGTTTTTCCCGTCGCTGTTATCAGCCGCGTTGTGCGCAGGTCCTGGCGCGCAGGCGCAGACACGCGTCGGCCAAGCCGTCGTAATCCAGAACGAAGTGGTGCGCGTCGCCGCGACCACCACGCCGATCAACGTCGGCGACAGCATGTTGCGCGACGAGACCGTGCGCACCGGCGCCGACAGCGCGGCGCGCTTCGTCATGGCCGACAGCACCAATTTGTCGCTGGGCCCCAGCGCGACATTGAAGCTCGACCGCACCGTCTTCAACGACGACCAGAGCTATCGCGCCGTCGCGATCCGCATGACAACAGGCGCTTTCCGCTTCGTCACCGGCAATTCCGACAAGAGCGCCTACAAGATCACGACACCGCTCGCGACCATCGGCGTGCGCGGCACCACGCTCGACATCCTCTCGCAGCGCGGCCACTCCGTCGTGGTGCTTCAGGACGGCGCGGCCAGCGTCTGCGCGACGAGGTCCCAATGCGTGCAGCTCACCCAGCCCGGCGACACCGCGATCATCACGTCGACCGGCGGCAAGGTCAGCATCACCAAGACCAATACGCCACCCTGGACCTTTGCCGCCAATTGCGCGGCGAGCGCCGGGCTTTGCGCCGTCAACCAATATGCCGGCGCCTCGCCGACCATCACGCCTGCCGTCCAGGACGACGGCATGCTGTGCGGGCGCTGA
- a CDS encoding VOC family protein: protein MPKMIFVNLPVTDLKRATAFYEAIGAVKNPQFCDDTASCMVFSETIFAMLLTHDKFRQFTPKPIADAKSSNQVLLCLSADSRSEVDDIVGRAAAAGGVADPSPKDEYSFMYGRSFEDPDGHMWGVNWMDLAAAPLQPAMATA from the coding sequence GATCTTCGTCAACCTGCCGGTGACCGACCTCAAGCGCGCGACCGCCTTCTATGAGGCGATCGGTGCGGTCAAGAACCCGCAATTCTGCGACGACACGGCGAGCTGCATGGTCTTTTCCGAGACCATCTTCGCCATGCTGCTGACCCACGACAAATTCCGTCAGTTCACGCCGAAGCCGATCGCGGATGCCAAGTCCTCGAACCAGGTGCTGCTCTGCCTGTCCGCGGACAGCCGCAGCGAGGTCGACGATATCGTCGGCAGGGCGGCGGCCGCGGGCGGCGTGGCTGATCCCAGCCCGAAGGACGAATACAGCTTCATGTACGGCCGCAGCTTCGAGGATCCCGACGGCCATATGTGGGGGGTGAACTGGATGGATCTCGCGGCGGCCCCGCTGCAGCCCGCCATGGCGACCGCCTGA
- a CDS encoding OmpA family protein: protein MTRFDKFFGLKAMTLAAALSMTAGLALAGDNNVSTDKILDALKPKPATRGLSVGPQTDTTAQAKEATFLNTVRNRSTRSLSTGEREQIAELAATKPKIDLEIQFDYNSADIAKTSMASVQALGKALSDPALKGSTFVVAGHTDATGGEEYNQGLSERRADTIKKYLMQNYGLNGTDLVTVGYGETKLKDTANGADPMNRRVQVVNMDTKTASK from the coding sequence ATGACCCGTTTTGATAAGTTCTTTGGACTGAAGGCGATGACTCTTGCCGCCGCGCTGTCGATGACGGCGGGCCTGGCCCTGGCCGGCGACAACAACGTTTCCACCGACAAGATCCTGGATGCTTTGAAGCCCAAGCCGGCAACCCGCGGCCTGTCCGTGGGCCCGCAGACCGACACGACCGCGCAGGCCAAGGAAGCAACCTTCCTGAACACCGTGCGCAACCGGTCGACCCGGTCGCTGTCGACGGGCGAGCGCGAGCAGATCGCCGAGCTCGCGGCGACCAAGCCGAAGATCGATCTGGAGATCCAGTTCGACTACAACTCGGCCGACATCGCCAAGACCTCGATGGCCTCGGTGCAGGCGCTCGGTAAGGCCCTGTCGGATCCGGCGCTCAAGGGCTCGACCTTCGTGGTCGCCGGCCACACCGACGCGACCGGCGGCGAAGAGTACAATCAAGGTCTCTCCGAACGGCGCGCCGACACCATCAAGAAGTACCTGATGCAGAATTACGGCCTCAACGGCACCGACCTCGTCACTGTCGGCTACGGCGAGACCAAGCTGAAGGATACCGCCAACGGCGCCGACCCGATGAACCGCCGCGTCCAGGTCGTGAACATGGACACCAAGACCGCGTCGAAATAA
- a CDS encoding phospholipid carrier-dependent glycosyltransferase: MWRNYHKRRGTCVMLSDSCGRMRSMKIAISFLSRGDANLPRKTAPQQTPELSAVPQVSRSAVIAVAIFLLAHLALLIGVVTPQKFVFDEVHYVPAARQMLAPAMSQPMLNPMHPPLAKELIAASIAVFGDNALGWRYPATLFGALAIVAIYLCGLALFSAQGPAIAAALIAGSNQMLYVQARIAMLDIFALGFGLLATAAFMHGFRRERPHALFALAGGLFGCAAACKWSGLFPLGVCIVIVALIGLMQGWRTQFADARPSDWYRPDLWTGFRVQHAALCFAVLPALTYLAAFVPLYGLSLPDLIEAQRRIFADNTTTAIAGHTYMSSWPSWPLLARPVWFLFDKTSEDQISAIVFLGNPLVAWPALLALALVLRDFVVARRWDAFLIAAFYFGPWLAWALLPRTLGFIYYYLPAATAASLALVYVLRREGLPRWLLWAYVGIAAAGFAVMLPISAAFIGVSMQTFNRLMLFQSWI, encoded by the coding sequence ATGTGGCGGAATTATCACAAGCGGCGCGGGACGTGCGTCATGCTTAGTGACAGTTGCGGCAGAATGCGTTCAATGAAAATCGCGATCTCTTTTTTGTCCCGCGGTGACGCAAATTTGCCACGCAAAACAGCCCCACAGCAGACGCCCGAATTGTCCGCGGTTCCGCAGGTGTCGCGGAGCGCAGTGATCGCTGTCGCGATTTTCCTGCTCGCACATCTCGCACTGCTGATCGGCGTCGTAACGCCGCAGAAATTCGTCTTCGACGAGGTGCATTATGTGCCGGCGGCGCGGCAGATGCTGGCGCCTGCGATGTCGCAGCCGATGCTCAACCCGATGCACCCGCCGCTTGCCAAGGAGCTGATCGCGGCGTCCATCGCAGTCTTCGGCGACAACGCGCTCGGCTGGCGCTATCCGGCGACCTTGTTCGGCGCGCTCGCCATCGTCGCGATCTATCTGTGCGGGCTTGCGCTGTTCTCCGCGCAGGGGCCCGCGATCGCTGCCGCGCTGATCGCCGGCAGCAACCAGATGCTCTACGTGCAGGCGCGCATCGCCATGCTCGATATCTTCGCGCTCGGATTCGGCCTGCTCGCGACCGCCGCTTTCATGCATGGCTTTCGAAGAGAGCGGCCGCATGCGCTGTTCGCGCTCGCAGGCGGCCTGTTCGGCTGTGCTGCGGCGTGCAAATGGAGCGGCTTGTTTCCGCTCGGCGTCTGCATCGTCATCGTCGCGCTGATCGGCCTGATGCAGGGCTGGCGCACCCAGTTTGCCGACGCCAGGCCGAGCGACTGGTATCGGCCCGACCTGTGGACCGGTTTTCGCGTGCAGCACGCCGCGCTCTGCTTCGCCGTCCTGCCGGCATTGACATATCTTGCGGCTTTCGTTCCGCTGTACGGATTGTCGCTGCCAGACCTGATCGAGGCGCAGCGGCGGATCTTCGCCGACAACACCACGACCGCGATCGCCGGCCACACCTATATGAGTTCATGGCCGTCCTGGCCGTTGCTGGCACGTCCGGTCTGGTTCCTGTTCGACAAGACATCGGAAGACCAAATTTCGGCGATCGTCTTCCTCGGCAATCCGCTGGTGGCGTGGCCGGCCCTGCTCGCGCTCGCATTGGTGCTGCGCGACTTCGTCGTCGCGCGGCGTTGGGACGCCTTTCTGATCGCGGCGTTCTATTTCGGCCCCTGGCTCGCCTGGGCGTTGCTGCCGCGCACGCTGGGCTTCATCTACTATTACCTGCCGGCTGCGACCGCCGCGTCCCTTGCGCTGGTCTATGTGCTGCGCCGGGAAGGTTTGCCGCGCTGGCTGCTGTGGGCCTATGTGGGCATTGCTGCGGCCGGCTTTGCGGTCATGTTGCCGATTTCGGCGGCCTTCATCGGCGTCTCCATGCAGACCTTCAACCGATTGATGCTGTTCCAGAGCTGGATATGA